The following proteins are encoded in a genomic region of Streptococcus equi subsp. equi:
- the ctfB gene encoding acetate CoA-transferase beta subunit has translation MVKELSKEEIQERIAKRVALELPNNSLVNLGIGLPTKVARFLPEGVTIMLQSENGFVGLDKVGDDIDPTIVNAGGQPVGIVPGGAFFDSTTSFGIIRGGHVDATVLGALQIDEKGNIANYLIPGKMVPGMGGAMDLLVGAKKVIVAMEHTNKGKWKILKECSLPLTAAGVVDKIVTEMGVFTVTPEGIAVEEIHPDYTFEEVQEATEARLIYHN, from the coding sequence ATGGTGAAAGAATTAAGCAAAGAAGAAATTCAAGAACGAATTGCTAAACGTGTGGCACTCGAGCTTCCAAATAATTCCCTGGTCAATTTGGGGATTGGCTTGCCAACCAAGGTAGCTAGATTTTTACCAGAAGGTGTGACTATCATGCTGCAGTCTGAGAATGGTTTTGTCGGCTTAGATAAAGTAGGCGATGACATTGATCCAACTATAGTTAATGCAGGTGGTCAGCCGGTTGGCATCGTACCAGGCGGAGCATTTTTTGATAGCACCACTTCATTTGGGATCATTCGTGGTGGCCACGTCGATGCAACAGTTCTTGGCGCTTTGCAAATTGATGAAAAAGGAAACATCGCAAACTATCTTATTCCAGGGAAAATGGTTCCAGGAATGGGCGGTGCCATGGATTTACTAGTCGGTGCTAAAAAAGTCATTGTTGCTATGGAGCATACCAATAAAGGCAAATGGAAAATCTTGAAGGAGTGTTCATTGCCATTGACAGCAGCAGGAGTTGTTGACAAGATTGTCACAGAAATGGGTGTCTTCACAGTCACTCCAGAGGGAATCGCAGTAGAAGAAATTCATCCAGATTATACCTTTGAAGAAGTTCAAGAAGCCACCGAAGCAAGATTAATTTATCATAACTGA
- a CDS encoding acetate CoA-transferase alpha subunit, whose product MAANAKVTIVEAREIVSLGDIEPIAVQTPGIFVNYLVEGE is encoded by the coding sequence ATGGCAGCAAATGCAAAAGTGACCATCGTTGAAGCGCGTGAAATTGTCTCGCTTGGAGACATTGAACCCATTGCAGTTCAAACACCAGGCATATTTGTCAATTATCTAGTGGAAGGAGAATGA